From a region of the Nitrospira sp. genome:
- the nagZ gene encoding beta-N-acetylhexosaminidase: protein MQTISRDQIGQLFMIGFDGTTVSSDLAALITEYKPGGVILFARNLDSVPQIIDLTNHLQRCSPHSPLLISIDQEGGRVSRLPKEFTIFPPCEVLGRCHSSELAYAAAATTAKELKAVGINMNMSPVLDVNSNPTNPVIGDRAFGSAPELVSQLGLATVGGLQDNRVVACGKHFPGHGDTTSDSHKELPIVTAARERLERIEFPPFRHAVANGVATLMTAHVLYQALDDTRPATLSPAIIGRFLREELHYDGVVLTDDLEMHAIIDHYGIGDATVQAIQAGCDMPLICKDRNRVVAAFNAVDKAVGNGDISAARLAQSLARIRRLKERFLLPYRPVTISDAKLAVGCRSHKALLRSINQARERFSKIDT from the coding sequence ATGCAGACCATTTCTCGCGACCAGATCGGCCAGCTCTTCATGATAGGGTTCGACGGGACCACCGTTTCATCCGACCTGGCCGCGCTTATCACAGAGTATAAGCCGGGTGGAGTGATCCTGTTTGCGAGAAACCTCGATTCAGTGCCACAGATCATTGACTTGACGAACCACCTCCAGCGCTGCAGCCCCCATTCCCCACTATTAATTTCCATCGATCAAGAAGGGGGACGTGTCTCACGGTTGCCGAAAGAATTCACGATCTTCCCGCCATGCGAGGTTCTGGGGCGATGTCACTCATCTGAACTGGCCTACGCTGCAGCAGCAACGACCGCAAAGGAGCTCAAGGCCGTCGGCATCAACATGAATATGTCCCCGGTGCTGGATGTGAACAGCAACCCGACGAATCCGGTGATCGGTGATCGGGCTTTCGGCTCAGCCCCTGAGCTCGTCTCTCAATTAGGGTTGGCTACGGTGGGTGGTCTTCAGGACAATCGTGTGGTGGCTTGTGGGAAACACTTTCCCGGGCATGGCGACACCACTTCGGATTCGCACAAGGAATTGCCCATCGTGACGGCGGCACGCGAACGACTCGAGCGTATTGAGTTTCCACCGTTCAGGCATGCGGTGGCAAACGGCGTAGCGACGCTGATGACGGCCCATGTTTTGTATCAAGCGTTGGACGACACCCGCCCGGCGACGCTGTCTCCAGCGATTATTGGGAGATTTCTTCGCGAGGAGTTGCACTATGACGGGGTCGTATTGACAGACGATCTCGAGATGCACGCGATCATCGATCATTACGGCATCGGAGACGCGACGGTTCAGGCCATTCAGGCCGGCTGCGATATGCCTCTGATCTGCAAAGATCGCAACAGAGTCGTGGCCGCGTTCAACGCGGTTGACAAGGCCGTCGGGAATGGGGACATTTCTGCTGCACGGCTGGCACAATCCCTCGCTCGGATCCGTCGATTGAAGGAACGTTTCCTGCTTCCCTATCGACCGGTCACGATTTCCGATGCAAAGCTTGCGGTCGGCTGCCGAAGCCACAAGGCCCTCTTGCGTTCCATCAATCAGGCTCGCGAGCGATTCTCGAAAATCGACACCTGA
- a CDS encoding leucyl aminopeptidase, whose product MQIMRVEPKQGRVNTEMTDALVILHCEGAGWSKEDGAVLDRSLGGSLNELLQSKEFEGRANEVVLFHTHGKIPAKRLILVGLGKKHELGLDQIRQALGHAVKRVRQAKSSVFTVALPSLVPRGTSPMDVAQAMAEGAILGSYQFTAYRSDTPTGRDVTAMTILAPQKTQLRQLSEGIRRGVATAEATVFVRDLCNHPSNVMTPTKIAIEAKAVAKEAGISLKILEQKDMEELGMGALLGVAKGSHEPPKFIILQYHGAKKKDDRPVVLVGKTITFDTGGISLKPAENMEQMKADMTGGAEVLAAMRAAARLKLPLNLISILPAAENMPGGRAMRPGDVVKTLSGKTVEVQNTDAEGRLILSDGLAYATRFKPAALIDIATLTGACVVALGQFAIGMFGTDANLKDAIRKAGLRAGERVWEMPLWDEYFEQLRSDVADMRNIGGRGGGMITAALFLSKFVGDCPWIHLDIASTDWSERERAYIPKGPTGIGTRLLIQFLITRSL is encoded by the coding sequence ATGCAGATCATGCGGGTTGAGCCAAAACAAGGACGGGTTAACACCGAGATGACGGATGCGCTGGTCATCCTGCATTGTGAAGGAGCGGGATGGTCCAAAGAAGACGGGGCGGTGTTGGACCGGTCTCTCGGTGGATCGCTCAACGAACTTCTGCAATCGAAGGAGTTTGAAGGAAGGGCTAATGAGGTGGTGCTGTTCCATACGCATGGAAAAATTCCAGCAAAGCGGCTGATTCTTGTCGGTCTCGGCAAGAAACATGAGCTGGGGTTGGATCAGATTCGCCAAGCTCTGGGACATGCGGTTAAACGAGTGCGCCAAGCGAAATCCAGCGTTTTTACGGTGGCGCTGCCGAGCCTAGTGCCTCGCGGCACCTCACCGATGGATGTGGCACAGGCCATGGCCGAAGGAGCCATCTTGGGGAGCTATCAATTTACCGCCTATCGGAGTGACACTCCAACAGGTAGGGACGTGACGGCAATGACCATTCTGGCTCCTCAGAAAACTCAACTGCGTCAGTTGTCTGAAGGGATTCGTCGCGGTGTCGCGACGGCTGAAGCCACCGTGTTTGTCCGGGACCTATGCAACCATCCTTCCAATGTGATGACACCGACGAAGATCGCCATCGAGGCGAAGGCCGTGGCGAAGGAAGCCGGCATCAGTCTGAAAATCCTCGAGCAGAAGGACATGGAAGAACTTGGCATGGGCGCGTTACTCGGTGTGGCGAAAGGCAGCCATGAACCGCCGAAATTCATCATTCTCCAGTACCACGGAGCCAAGAAGAAAGACGACCGGCCGGTGGTTCTCGTCGGGAAGACCATCACGTTCGACACTGGCGGGATCTCTCTCAAGCCCGCAGAGAATATGGAACAGATGAAGGCCGACATGACCGGCGGAGCAGAGGTGCTGGCTGCGATGCGAGCGGCAGCTCGGCTGAAGCTGCCCCTCAATCTCATCAGCATTCTTCCGGCGGCGGAGAATATGCCCGGGGGACGGGCGATGAGGCCCGGTGACGTCGTCAAGACGCTTTCCGGCAAGACGGTGGAAGTGCAGAACACCGATGCCGAGGGTCGCCTGATCCTTTCTGACGGCCTTGCCTACGCAACCCGATTCAAACCGGCCGCGCTCATCGACATTGCCACGCTGACAGGGGCGTGTGTCGTCGCGCTCGGTCAGTTCGCGATCGGCATGTTCGGCACGGATGCGAACTTGAAAGACGCCATCCGTAAGGCCGGTCTCCGCGCGGGTGAGCGCGTGTGGGAAATGCCGCTGTGGGACGAGTATTTTGAGCAATTACGCAGCGATGTGGCCGACATGCGGAATATCGGCGGACGTGGGGGCGGCATGATCACGGCGGCTCTGTTCTTGAGCAAGTTCGTCGGCGACTGTCCCTGGATCCATCTCGACATCGCCAGCACCGATTGGAGCGAACGAGAACGGGCGTATATTCCCAAAGGCCCTACCGGCATTGGGACCAGGCTGTTGATCCAGTTCCTCATCACTCGCTCCCTGTAA
- a CDS encoding HAD family hydrolase, whose product MIRTDQRSLSATVAAFFDVDNTILPGEASEVRFFRWLWRRGIVGWPEARESVSWLLRHFPPLSLHPLRERKLYLAGKPSQVIQPLGEEFCREELCPRVSPTAMRMLDEHRRAGHAIIFVTGSIDFLIAPVADALRADRCFASQLQQQNGLYTGFLVPPLPYGEGKRQLIDRLTHELTLDLSQCYAYGDSPGDLDLLRAVGHPTVVNPIRGMASIARRKNWPVVKWQ is encoded by the coding sequence ATGATACGGACTGATCAACGAAGCCTTTCCGCCACCGTTGCGGCATTCTTTGATGTCGACAATACCATCTTGCCTGGCGAAGCGAGCGAAGTGAGATTTTTCCGCTGGCTGTGGCGCCGCGGTATCGTCGGCTGGCCCGAAGCTCGCGAAAGTGTGTCTTGGCTCCTGCGGCATTTCCCGCCCCTGTCGTTACATCCGCTCCGCGAACGAAAGCTCTACCTGGCCGGGAAGCCTTCGCAAGTGATCCAACCCTTGGGTGAGGAATTCTGTCGAGAGGAATTATGTCCTCGTGTCTCTCCCACAGCCATGCGTATGCTCGACGAGCATCGCCGGGCCGGCCATGCCATTATCTTCGTGACGGGTTCCATCGATTTCCTGATCGCCCCCGTCGCTGACGCACTTCGGGCCGATCGGTGCTTTGCCAGTCAGTTGCAGCAACAGAACGGCCTCTACACCGGCTTCCTTGTGCCTCCCCTTCCATATGGAGAGGGGAAACGCCAACTCATCGATCGATTAACCCATGAACTGACGCTTGATCTGTCCCAGTGCTACGCCTATGGAGACAGCCCCGGTGATTTGGACTTGCTCCGTGCCGTAGGACACCCGACGGTGGTAAATCCCATTCGTGGAATGGCCTCCATCGCCCGGCGTAAGAACTGGCCTGTTGTCAAATGGCAATGA
- the queE gene encoding 7-carboxy-7-deazaguanine synthase QueE: MRVTEIFHSVQGESTFAGKPCVFVRLTGCPLRCVWCDTEYAFFGGTDQSIEYILEQVRSYGCPLVEVTGGEPLAQADTAALLRRLCEEGLTVLLETSGAVDTSVVDPSVRIILDVKCPGSGMMERMHWSNVERLRPQDEVKFVIQDRRDYEWAKHVLDRFRLPERCPVLFSPVFGTLDPRHLAEWLLADRLPIRLQLQLHKHIWAPDMRGV, encoded by the coding sequence ATGCGCGTGACAGAAATCTTCCATAGTGTTCAGGGCGAATCCACCTTCGCCGGGAAGCCCTGCGTATTCGTACGCCTGACCGGTTGCCCGCTTCGTTGCGTCTGGTGTGACACGGAGTACGCGTTCTTCGGAGGAACGGACCAGTCCATTGAGTACATTCTCGAACAGGTGCGCTCCTACGGCTGTCCGCTGGTGGAGGTCACAGGAGGTGAACCGTTGGCACAAGCGGACACGGCCGCGTTGCTGCGTCGGTTGTGTGAGGAAGGACTCACGGTTCTCCTCGAAACCAGCGGGGCCGTCGATACGTCCGTCGTCGACCCCTCCGTGCGCATCATTCTGGATGTGAAATGTCCAGGGAGCGGCATGATGGAACGGATGCACTGGTCCAATGTGGAACGGTTACGACCACAGGATGAAGTGAAATTTGTCATCCAAGACCGCCGTGATTATGAATGGGCGAAACACGTTCTGGATCGCTTCCGACTGCCCGAACGCTGTCCTGTCCTCTTCAGTCCGGTATTCGGCACACTGGATCCCCGCCACTTGGCTGAATGGCTGCTGGCAGATCGTCTGCCAATTCGCCTTCAGCTGCAACTGCACAAGCATATTTGGGCACCCGATATGCGGGGAGTATAA